Proteins co-encoded in one Oceanibaculum indicum P24 genomic window:
- a CDS encoding ABC transporter permease yields the protein MFAFISRRILATIPVMGVVALVVFLLLRLTPGDPAAIIAGDAATPAELEAIRERLGLNLPIYLQFFDWVFRLLQGDFGTSILSNTSVGTMVLQRLEPTLALATTTIIFAVLVAVPMGVIAAWKHGTWIDRAIMMFSVIGFSVPVFVLGYLWIYGISINLRWLPVQGYRPIANGFWPFFERLILPTLTLSVIYIALIARITRASVLEILDEDYIRTARAKGLTEKRVLLVHALRNAAVPIVTIIGIGIALLISGVVVTESVFNLPGLGRLTVDAVLARDYPVIQGIILIFAFVYVIVNLVIDLSYTLFDPRIRY from the coding sequence ATGTTTGCTTTCATTAGTCGGCGCATCCTGGCCACCATCCCCGTCATGGGGGTGGTGGCGCTCGTCGTCTTCCTGTTGCTCAGGCTGACGCCGGGCGACCCGGCGGCGATCATTGCAGGCGATGCCGCCACCCCGGCCGAACTTGAAGCGATTCGGGAACGCCTGGGGCTCAACCTGCCGATCTACCTCCAGTTCTTCGACTGGGTGTTCCGGCTGCTGCAGGGCGATTTCGGCACCTCGATCCTCTCCAATACATCCGTGGGGACGATGGTGCTGCAACGGCTGGAGCCGACACTGGCGCTGGCCACGACGACGATCATCTTTGCCGTTCTCGTCGCGGTGCCGATGGGCGTGATCGCGGCCTGGAAGCACGGTACCTGGATCGACCGGGCGATCATGATGTTCTCGGTCATCGGCTTCTCGGTGCCGGTTTTCGTCTTGGGCTATCTCTGGATCTACGGCATCTCGATCAACCTGCGCTGGCTGCCGGTGCAGGGCTACCGGCCAATCGCCAACGGCTTCTGGCCGTTCTTCGAGCGGCTGATCCTGCCGACGCTGACCCTGAGCGTCATCTATATCGCGCTGATCGCCCGTATCACCCGGGCCAGCGTGCTGGAAATTCTCGACGAGGATTACATCAGGACCGCCCGTGCCAAGGGCCTGACCGAAAAGCGGGTGCTGCTGGTGCATGCGCTGCGCAACGCGGCGGTGCCCATCGTCACCATCATCGGCATCGGTATCGCGCTGCTGATCAGCGGCGTGGTGGTGACCGAAAGCGTGTTCAATCTGCCGGGGCTTGGCCGGTTGACCGTGGATGCCGTGCTGGCGCGGGACTATCCGGTGATCCAGGGCATCATCCTGATCTTCGCCTTCGTCTATGTGATCGTGAACCTGGTGATCGATCTCAGCTACACGCTGTTTGACCCGAGGATACGATACTGA
- a CDS encoding ABC transporter substrate-binding protein → MKLHHMLKGACAVVALSAPMLLANAAPVSAESVLRVVKHSSLRVLDPIMTTAYMSRNHGYMIYDTLFALNEKQEVTPQMAEGYKVSADGLTYTITLRDGLKFHDGAPVKAEDAVASLQRWGKRDGMGQKLMDFVKEMKATSDKSFDIVLKEPYGLVMASLSKPSSNVPFIVPKKLAETPPSEPMPEQIGSGPFTWVAADFQPGVKAVYAKFGDYKPRSEAPSWAAGGKIAKVDRVEWVTMPDHMTAANALISGEIDYIENPPTDLLPLLEADDGIEMRTINELGSMVMLRPNHIHPPFNNPKVLQALAYAINQKDVMVGMMGDNEKYYKLCKSQFVCGTPLGTEAGSEGMMVGNIDKAKALLKEAGYDGTPVLVMHPTDVATLSSHPPIVAQAMRQAGFKVDLQAMDWQTLVGRRAKQDPVAQGGWNMFITTWVGPDLMSPVANLGISGRGKQGGWFGWYEDAEMEKLKDAYARETDPAKQKALAEEMNKRSWQTIPNLPLGQFFTVSAWRKGVVKGVLDGPAPFFWNIEKTKG, encoded by the coding sequence ATGAAACTCCATCACATGCTGAAAGGGGCTTGTGCCGTCGTCGCGCTGAGCGCGCCGATGCTGCTGGCGAACGCCGCCCCGGTCTCGGCCGAATCGGTCCTGCGCGTGGTCAAGCACTCCAGCTTGCGCGTGCTCGACCCGATCATGACCACGGCCTACATGTCTCGTAACCATGGCTACATGATCTACGACACGCTTTTCGCCCTGAACGAAAAGCAGGAAGTCACGCCGCAGATGGCCGAGGGCTACAAGGTCAGCGCCGACGGCCTGACCTACACCATCACCCTGCGCGACGGGCTGAAGTTCCATGACGGCGCCCCGGTCAAGGCCGAGGATGCCGTGGCCTCGCTGCAGCGCTGGGGCAAGCGCGACGGCATGGGCCAGAAGCTGATGGACTTCGTGAAGGAGATGAAGGCCACCAGCGACAAGAGCTTCGACATCGTCCTGAAGGAGCCCTATGGCCTCGTCATGGCGTCGCTGTCCAAGCCCAGCTCCAACGTGCCGTTCATCGTGCCGAAGAAGCTGGCCGAGACGCCGCCGTCCGAGCCGATGCCGGAACAGATCGGCTCCGGTCCCTTCACCTGGGTTGCAGCCGATTTCCAGCCGGGCGTGAAGGCGGTCTATGCCAAGTTCGGCGACTACAAGCCGCGCTCCGAGGCGCCGAGCTGGGCCGCCGGCGGCAAGATCGCCAAGGTGGACCGCGTCGAGTGGGTCACCATGCCGGACCACATGACGGCGGCGAACGCGCTGATCAGCGGCGAGATCGACTATATCGAAAACCCGCCGACCGACCTGCTGCCGCTGCTCGAAGCCGATGACGGCATCGAGATGCGCACCATCAACGAGTTGGGCAGCATGGTCATGCTGCGCCCGAACCACATCCACCCGCCCTTCAACAACCCGAAGGTGCTGCAGGCGCTCGCCTATGCCATCAATCAGAAGGATGTGATGGTCGGTATGATGGGCGACAATGAGAAGTACTACAAGCTGTGCAAGTCGCAGTTCGTGTGCGGCACGCCGCTTGGCACCGAGGCCGGTTCCGAAGGCATGATGGTCGGCAATATCGACAAGGCGAAGGCCCTGCTGAAGGAAGCGGGCTATGACGGCACCCCGGTGCTGGTCATGCATCCGACCGACGTGGCGACGCTGTCCAGCCATCCGCCGATCGTCGCCCAGGCGATGCGCCAGGCCGGCTTCAAGGTCGATCTGCAGGCGATGGACTGGCAGACCCTGGTGGGCCGCCGCGCCAAGCAGGACCCGGTCGCGCAGGGCGGCTGGAACATGTTCATCACCACCTGGGTCGGCCCGGACCTGATGAGCCCGGTTGCCAACCTCGGCATCAGCGGTCGTGGCAAGCAGGGCGGCTGGTTCGGCTGGTACGAAGATGCTGAGATGGAGAAGTTGAAGGATGCCTACGCCCGCGAGACCGATCCGGCAAAGCAGAAGGCGCTTGCCGAGGAGATGAACAAGCGTTCCTGGCAGACCATCCCGAACCTGCCGCTGGGCCAGTTCTTCACCGTCAGCGCCTGGCGCAAGGGCGTGGTGAAGGGCGTGCTTGACGGCCCGGCACCGTTCTTCTGGAACATCGAAAAGACCAAGGGCTAA